In Prunus dulcis chromosome 2, ALMONDv2, whole genome shotgun sequence, a single genomic region encodes these proteins:
- the LOC117617126 gene encoding probable serine/threonine-protein kinase WNK4 isoform X2, whose translation MFGYKAFDEVDGIEVAWNQVKIDTVLRSPEDLEKLYSEVHLLKSLSHENIIKFYNSWVDDHKNTINMITELFTSGSLRQYRKKYKNVDTKAIRNWARQILRGLVFLHSHNPPIIHRDLKCDNIFINGNHGEVKIGDLGLATVMQQPTARSVIGTPEFMAPELYEEEYNELVDIYSFGMCMLEMVTFEYPYSECKSPAQIFKKVTSGIKPASLGKVNDLQIKEFIEKCLVQASERLSAKELLKDPFLQVDNPMEPIRDPLQLPNQSLKVINLPKSGPLSMDIDTDYKQLSISTCAGSNNGSPQVLEFQRTNKNNQFRLSGMKNDDDSVSLTLRIAYACGKVRNIHFFFYLATDTAVSVTSEMVEQLKLTDHDVAFIAEFIDYLIMKLLPGWKPSPDYSSSGPVSPYGGQPSMSSLWGSALSGVPASSGVEQDDSCCDNPETVNCNGGITSYPSFADFADEHSKVSVESAVLVDDASTKNDKAAESVDCSNTDGSCMCSFFYDIKFQSNYASNAEECSLVNGITDKLVFPLLEIEAPKVTSLTSSCSSLSLADNDLDAELKSELDTIESQYQRWFQELSRMREKALEVTRKRWIEKKKMHVH comes from the exons ATGTTCGG CTACAAGGCATTTGATGAAGTTGATGGAATAGAAGTCGCTTGGAACCAAGTGAAGATTGATACTGTCCTGCGATCACCAGAAGATTTGGAAAAATTGTACTCTGAAGTTCATCTGCTGAAATCACTGAGTcatgaaaatattattaagTTTTATAATTCCTGGGTGGATGACCACAAAAATACTATTAACATGATTACTGAGCTCTTCACATCTGGAAGTCTAAGGCA GTACCGGAAGAAGTATAAAAATGTCGATACAAAGGCCATAAGGAATTGGGCGAGGCAGATTCTCCGAGGTTTAGTCTTTCTCCACAGTCACAACCCGCCTATCATTCATAGAGACTTAAAATGTGACAATATTTTCATCAATGGAAATCATGGAGAAGTTAAAATAGGAGACCTGGGATTGGCAACTGTTATGCAACAACCTACTGCTCGAAGTGTGATTG GGACTCCTGAGTTTATGGCTCCAGAGCTCTATGAAGAGGAGTATAACGAACTCGTCGACATATACTCTTTCGGGATGTGCATGTTAGAGATGGTTACTTTTGAGTATCCATATAGTGAATGCAAAAGTCCCGctcaaatatttaaaaaggttACCTCT GGCATTAAACCTGCATCCCTTGGTAAGGTGAATGACCTCCAAATTAAAGAGTTCATTGAGAAATGTCTGGTTCAAGCATCCGAGAGGCTTTCTGCAAAAGAGCTGCTCAAAGACCCATTCCTTCAAGTTGACAACCCGATGGAACCAATCCGTGATCCCTTACAGTTACCTAACCAAAGTCTGAAAGTAATAAATTTACCCAAGTCGGGGCCTCTTTCCATGGACATAGATACTGATTATAAGCAGCTATCTATAAGCACATGTGCAGGAAGCAACAATGGAAGTCCACAGGTTCTGGAATTTCAAAggacaaataaaaacaaccaaTTCAGGTTAAGTGGGATGAAAAATGACGATGATTCAGTCTCATTGACCTTGCGTATTGCTTATGCATGTG GTAAGGTGAGGAACatacattttttcttttaccttGCTACTGATACCGCGGTGTCTGTGACGAGTGAGATGGTTGAACAACTGAAGTTAACAGATCATGATGTAGCCTTCATTGCTGAGTTTATTGATTACTTGATAATGAAACTTCTACCCGGTTGGAAGCCTTCACCTGATTATTCCTCAAGCGGACCAGTAAGTCCTTATGGGGGCCAACCCTCAATGTCCAGCCTGTGGGGTTCAGCGCTATCTGGTGTTCCTGCTAGTTCCGGGGTTGAGCAAGATGATAGTTGCTGTGATAACCCTGAAACAGTTAATTGTAATGGTGGCATTACCTCTTATCCAAGCTTTGCTGATTTTGCTGATGAACATTCGAAAGTATCAGTTGAGTCTGCTGTACTGGTTGATGATGCTTCCACCAAAAACGACAAAGCAGCTGAATCTGTTGATTGCAGCAATACTGATGGAAGCTGCATGTGCTCATTTTTTTATGACatcaaatttcaaagcaaCTATGCTAGTAATGCAGAGGAATGCTCTCTGGTGAACGGGATCACAGATAAGTTGGTGTTTCCGTTGCTTGAAATCGAAGCACCAAAGGTTACGAGCTTGACAAGCAGCTGTTCTTCACTGTCTTTGGCAGATAATGATCTGGATGCTGAGTTGAAGTCGGAACTTGATACCATTGAATCACAGTACCAGCGCTGGTTCCAAGAACTCTCTAGGATGAGGGAGAAAGCATTGGAAGTGACTAGAAAGAGATGgatagaaaagaagaaaatgcatGTTCACTAA
- the LOC117617127 gene encoding DNA-directed RNA polymerase III subunit RPC10-like yields the protein MEFCPSCANMLQYELPNMHDARFFCPTCPYVAYVDRKVKIKRRQHLVKKEIQPIFTLDDYKNAPKIEEPCPRCGFPEAAYRTQQTRSADEAETRFFRCMNNNCGHTWVDYS from the exons ATGGAATTCTGCCCGAGTTGTGCAAATATGCTGCAGTATGAGCTGCCGAACATGCATGATGCAAGATTCTTCTGTCCAACTTGTCCTTATGTGGCATACGTCGATAGGAAG GTTAAGATCAAGAGAAGGCAACATCTAGTTAAAAAAGAGATCCAACCCATCTTTACCCTGGATGACTATAAGAATGCGCCCAAAATTGAag AACCATGCCCAAGATGTGGATTTCCGGAGGCAGCTTACAGGACACAGCAAACGCGATCTGCTGATGAAGCAGAAACAAGATTTTTCAGGTGTATGAACAACAACTGTGGACACACGTGGGTTGATTACTCTTAG
- the LOC117617126 gene encoding serine/threonine-protein kinase WNK8-like isoform X1, with protein MDTGVGLVPPSSNGMLSKVKPPNEEADYVERDPSNRYVRYNEILGKGAFKTVYKAFDEVDGIEVAWNQVKIDTVLRSPEDLEKLYSEVHLLKSLSHENIIKFYNSWVDDHKNTINMITELFTSGSLRQYRKKYKNVDTKAIRNWARQILRGLVFLHSHNPPIIHRDLKCDNIFINGNHGEVKIGDLGLATVMQQPTARSVIGTPEFMAPELYEEEYNELVDIYSFGMCMLEMVTFEYPYSECKSPAQIFKKVTSGIKPASLGKVNDLQIKEFIEKCLVQASERLSAKELLKDPFLQVDNPMEPIRDPLQLPNQSLKVINLPKSGPLSMDIDTDYKQLSISTCAGSNNGSPQVLEFQRTNKNNQFRLSGMKNDDDSVSLTLRIAYACGKVRNIHFFFYLATDTAVSVTSEMVEQLKLTDHDVAFIAEFIDYLIMKLLPGWKPSPDYSSSGPVSPYGGQPSMSSLWGSALSGVPASSGVEQDDSCCDNPETVNCNGGITSYPSFADFADEHSKVSVESAVLVDDASTKNDKAAESVDCSNTDGSCMCSFFYDIKFQSNYASNAEECSLVNGITDKLVFPLLEIEAPKVTSLTSSCSSLSLADNDLDAELKSELDTIESQYQRWFQELSRMREKALEVTRKRWIEKKKMHVH; from the exons ATGGATACAGGGGTTGGTTTGGTTCCACCATCAAGTAATGGAATGCTTTCGAAGGTGAAGCCTCCCAATGAAGAGGCCGATTATGTAGAGAGAGACCCGAGCAATCGATATGTTCGG TACAATGAAATCTTGGGCAAGGGTGCCTTCAAGACTGT CTACAAGGCATTTGATGAAGTTGATGGAATAGAAGTCGCTTGGAACCAAGTGAAGATTGATACTGTCCTGCGATCACCAGAAGATTTGGAAAAATTGTACTCTGAAGTTCATCTGCTGAAATCACTGAGTcatgaaaatattattaagTTTTATAATTCCTGGGTGGATGACCACAAAAATACTATTAACATGATTACTGAGCTCTTCACATCTGGAAGTCTAAGGCA GTACCGGAAGAAGTATAAAAATGTCGATACAAAGGCCATAAGGAATTGGGCGAGGCAGATTCTCCGAGGTTTAGTCTTTCTCCACAGTCACAACCCGCCTATCATTCATAGAGACTTAAAATGTGACAATATTTTCATCAATGGAAATCATGGAGAAGTTAAAATAGGAGACCTGGGATTGGCAACTGTTATGCAACAACCTACTGCTCGAAGTGTGATTG GGACTCCTGAGTTTATGGCTCCAGAGCTCTATGAAGAGGAGTATAACGAACTCGTCGACATATACTCTTTCGGGATGTGCATGTTAGAGATGGTTACTTTTGAGTATCCATATAGTGAATGCAAAAGTCCCGctcaaatatttaaaaaggttACCTCT GGCATTAAACCTGCATCCCTTGGTAAGGTGAATGACCTCCAAATTAAAGAGTTCATTGAGAAATGTCTGGTTCAAGCATCCGAGAGGCTTTCTGCAAAAGAGCTGCTCAAAGACCCATTCCTTCAAGTTGACAACCCGATGGAACCAATCCGTGATCCCTTACAGTTACCTAACCAAAGTCTGAAAGTAATAAATTTACCCAAGTCGGGGCCTCTTTCCATGGACATAGATACTGATTATAAGCAGCTATCTATAAGCACATGTGCAGGAAGCAACAATGGAAGTCCACAGGTTCTGGAATTTCAAAggacaaataaaaacaaccaaTTCAGGTTAAGTGGGATGAAAAATGACGATGATTCAGTCTCATTGACCTTGCGTATTGCTTATGCATGTG GTAAGGTGAGGAACatacattttttcttttaccttGCTACTGATACCGCGGTGTCTGTGACGAGTGAGATGGTTGAACAACTGAAGTTAACAGATCATGATGTAGCCTTCATTGCTGAGTTTATTGATTACTTGATAATGAAACTTCTACCCGGTTGGAAGCCTTCACCTGATTATTCCTCAAGCGGACCAGTAAGTCCTTATGGGGGCCAACCCTCAATGTCCAGCCTGTGGGGTTCAGCGCTATCTGGTGTTCCTGCTAGTTCCGGGGTTGAGCAAGATGATAGTTGCTGTGATAACCCTGAAACAGTTAATTGTAATGGTGGCATTACCTCTTATCCAAGCTTTGCTGATTTTGCTGATGAACATTCGAAAGTATCAGTTGAGTCTGCTGTACTGGTTGATGATGCTTCCACCAAAAACGACAAAGCAGCTGAATCTGTTGATTGCAGCAATACTGATGGAAGCTGCATGTGCTCATTTTTTTATGACatcaaatttcaaagcaaCTATGCTAGTAATGCAGAGGAATGCTCTCTGGTGAACGGGATCACAGATAAGTTGGTGTTTCCGTTGCTTGAAATCGAAGCACCAAAGGTTACGAGCTTGACAAGCAGCTGTTCTTCACTGTCTTTGGCAGATAATGATCTGGATGCTGAGTTGAAGTCGGAACTTGATACCATTGAATCACAGTACCAGCGCTGGTTCCAAGAACTCTCTAGGATGAGGGAGAAAGCATTGGAAGTGACTAGAAAGAGATGgatagaaaagaagaaaatgcatGTTCACTAA